The region AAATGATGTTTACCGTTGAACAAATCAAAACAGCACATGGAAAAGTTAAGTCAGGAGCAGATTTTCCAGCGTATATTCAGGAAATTAAACAAATGGGGGTGACCCATTATGAAGCCTATGTAACCGATGGGCATACAGACTATCATGGGGGGAGTGACTTCATGGTTACAGTTCCAGCAAAATACGAACCGTTAGTAATTGCTGATGTACCCAATCTTGAAGTTTTTAAATCAGAATTAATTGCGCATCAACAAGGCAAAACAGATTACTTGACATTCATACGTATGTGCGCCGAAACCGGTATAGAAAAATGGGAAATTTGTTTAAGTCAAATGACTTGTACGTATTTTGATCTTGCAGGTAAAGTCGTTTTGGTTGAGCAAATCCCAGAATAATACAACTATTATATTAAATACATAAAAATAAATACTTTAGGTTGTATTACTTAAAGTTTTTGTTTGTGTAAAATAATGACGTAAACAACATTTTTTTGGCACTACAAAATGCGGGTTGAAAATAAAAAAAGTAAGACAAAGTATTGATTGGTATATTTGCAAACAAGTCCAATCATACTTAAGCAAAGAGTGTTAGTCTATCTAACGCCAGTACGAACAAACCATAAAATTAATTGAAAGACATGAAAAATTTATATGCACAACTTTTATTCGTTTTAATTGCATTGACAAGTTGTTCAAAAGTGAGTCAACAAAAGGACCCAATTCCTGTTCATGATACATTTACACTTCAATCCAAACAAGTAGGAGAAGCGCGTGTTATTAATGTTTGGGTACCCGAAAATTATTCAACGCTGAAAATGGCATTACCTGTGGTGTATATGGCCGATGGCGGAATTAATGAAGACTTTCCGCATATTGCGAATACCTTATCAAAACTTATTCAAGAAAAGAAAATCCGACCGGTTCTATTAGTAGGTATTGAAAACACTCAACGAAGAAGAGATTTAACAGGTTACACCGATGTGGCAACAGACAAAGAAATTGCACCAGTAGTGGGAGGATCTGAAAAGTTTAGAACTTTTATTAAAGAAGAACTTTTTCCTGAAATTGAAAAAAGATACCGAACCACTTCAGAAAGAAGCATCATCGGTGAATCCTTAGCCGGACTTTTTGTAATGGAAACGTTTTTAATACACCCCGATTTGTTTACAAATTACATCGCATTTGATCCGTCACTTTGGTGGAATGATCATAAACTAGTAAAAACAGCTCAGGAGCATTTAGCTCAATTTCCAAAAACACCTAAAAGACTTTGGTTTGCAGGTTCTGATGCGGAAGACATTGCGCAATATACCAAAGCATTAGCCGCTGTGTTAAAGACAGAAAACACGCCCAACTTACAATGGAAGTATTCCGACGAACCTAAAGAAAAGCATCATACCATATTTAGAGCCACAAAAGAGAAAGC is a window of Flavobacterium indicum GPTSA100-9 = DSM 17447 DNA encoding:
- a CDS encoding alpha/beta hydrolase, translated to MKNLYAQLLFVLIALTSCSKVSQQKDPIPVHDTFTLQSKQVGEARVINVWVPENYSTLKMALPVVYMADGGINEDFPHIANTLSKLIQEKKIRPVLLVGIENTQRRRDLTGYTDVATDKEIAPVVGGSEKFRTFIKEELFPEIEKRYRTTSERSIIGESLAGLFVMETFLIHPDLFTNYIAFDPSLWWNDHKLVKTAQEHLAQFPKTPKRLWFAGSDAEDIAQYTKALAAVLKTENTPNLQWKYSDEPKEKHHTIFRATKEKALIYALNDAAE
- a CDS encoding DUF1398 domain-containing protein; the protein is MMFTVEQIKTAHGKVKSGADFPAYIQEIKQMGVTHYEAYVTDGHTDYHGGSDFMVTVPAKYEPLVIADVPNLEVFKSELIAHQQGKTDYLTFIRMCAETGIEKWEICLSQMTCTYFDLAGKVVLVEQIPE